TGCCATCGAACGCGTCGAGGCCCAGCACCTCGCCAAAGAGCCTCCCCAGTTCCGCGTCGGCGACATCGTCGACGTCGGCATCCGCATCCGGGAGGGCGACAAGGAGCGCGTCCAGGTCTTCACCGGCCGCGTCATCGGTCGCCGGGGTCGCGGCTCCACGGAGACGTTCACCGTGCGTCGCGATTCCGTCGGCGCCGAGCGTATTTTCCCTCTCCATTCGCCGCACCTCGCCTTCGTCCGCGTCACCAGTTCCCACCGCGTGCGGCGGGCGAAACTTAATTACCTCCGCCAACGCGTCGGCAAGGCCACGCGCCTCGTCGAGGACCGCCGCGACACCGAGGCCGCCGGCGCCTGAGAAGGATCCGGGCGGCGGGTGAACGTG
The Planctomycetota bacterium DNA segment above includes these coding regions:
- the rplS gene encoding 50S ribosomal protein L19; protein product: MRKRAIERVEAQHLAKEPPQFRVGDIVDVGIRIREGDKERVQVFTGRVIGRRGRGSTETFTVRRDSVGAERIFPLHSPHLAFVRVTSSHRVRRAKLNYLRQRVGKATRLVEDRRDTEAAGA